aatataaatacatgtatttttTTCAGCCGAATTTTACCGAATCATTTTAGTGACTGACATTGATGGCCACTGTATCAGATGACTTGAAGCCTCTGTCAGTGGATCCCACAAAGCCTGGTAAACTGCGAGTGGCTGATGATGAAGTGAACGTACAACTACCAGTAGTACAGGTGAGGGGATAACTGTAGCTTAGCTACAATCACTTCCTCCATACCCTGAGGTTGTATCTAGGGAAGTGAGCAGTCACCGTGGTGGTACACTGGGGTACTGTACAACTAGCCCAGCATCATAACACTATTTGCTATCTCACAGCAACTGAGCTAGATCTATTAATAGGTTTCTAGGGAGCCAACTTAAtaagcaagtacatgtagttgtgtaTAGTTACAATTATGAGCTCTCCAATCAGCTATTTTATTGTGAGGCATGTTTgccaatagagaggtggtctcctAACACAgtcaggtccaaacacataattatatgctatggagatgttgagtggctgtattatagagggtgactgCAATAGACAGGTTTGACTATAACTACAATCATTCTGCCCCCCTCCACTTCCACACAGGCTGAGTGGACTGATGATGTGGCCCAGTTCAGAGGACCCAAGAAGCCTGTCACTAAAGAGTGTGTGCTCATCATAGACACTGTGTCTGGGGAGGCAGTACTGGAGAGGATCAGTAACAACATCCAACTCAAGGCCATCAGGTTATTAGTAGGACACTCAGGCAGAGTCAAGtgtattatgtgtgtacactaacCACTAGgacaccctctataattattacagcccAGGTTAATGGAGTTGCTTGCTTACAATTATAGACAAAATCTACTGTAGCAAAAGTCACTAAGGGCACCAAAGTGTAATAGCTCcccaatggtttggggactcttttagctgccataacttgaattctgtggatccaatttcaacgattttatgattttctgaaggcttagaaaaagacctttcaaatggtgtcctCAAAGTTCAAATTTAAGAGATTaaaatatttgccaatttggcaataccatggattattgGGTCTAAaggcgaaaaatgacaaattctGGCCCCAACGAAACTTTGAATGTCAACAcataatttgaaaggtctctttctaagctttcagaaaatcataaaaattttgacattggatcactAGTACTAAtattatggctgttgaaagatacatgtatgtattacaACCCCCCTCTGTTTATTCAATGGTTCGGAGACTCTTTCatctgccataacttgaattccgtgtatccaatttcaacgattttctgattttctgaaaacttagaaatagacctttcaaatggtgtcatcaaagttcatatttaaGAGATAAAAGTTTTTACCAATTTGGCAATACCATGGacaatagcccatggtccaaaggcGAAAGATAACAAATTACGACCCCAACGAAGgtttggatttaaacacataatttgaaCGGTCTCTTTGTacgctttcagaaaatcataaaaatgttgacattcGATCACcagtactgaagttatggctgttgaaagatacatgtatatttaactacaacccccctccgtttattcaatggtttgggggCTCTTTCatctgccataacttgaattccgggtatccaatttcaacgcttttctgattttctgaaagcttagaaagagacttttcatatttgagagataaaaaagTATTTGTCAATTCTTATTTCTGCTgctacccctcacacacacacacacacacatctatataatagttagacactgttttggaggtatctatgggatttagaagcccaaaggcactgatttagtatcccaagcgtagcgagggtactacaagtggctgagggcttctaaatcacatggacaccgataAAAaaagtgtctaactcatttagatactagtgcgcatgcctAAACCTTGCCCTCgatgcttgactacaatacaattacttcgcaacagaatactaggtatatatactaagtaaattgcaggtatactaagtcccatagtatatcagctctgaggcacttttcccatgtacttcccatgtagatcttatctacTAGTGTCTAATTAATGCCTGTTCCCCATTCCCAACACTTCCATCGCCACCACAAAGCCTCTAGACAATTCCTGAGGTTTATTATCATAAAATCACCTCAACCAAGCAACCTACATTATATAGATaagacacccacacacacacacacacacacacatgcacacacgcacgcacacacacacacacacacacacacacacacacacacacacagggacggACGCAAGTGATGATAAATGTGTACGCTGACCTTGTGTTCCAGTTTGGAATGGCTGACGAGGACCAAGCCGCTTACATTTATTCAAGGACCAACACGGCTATGCAGTACATCAAAGCTGAACGGTTTTACGATGGCttcaaggtacacacactatacacagcatcagaactctagtcacAGAGGCAACTCTAGTACTCAGTACCTGTACAGGAACCAACTACTGAAGCCACTGactaactacaatgtatgtgcatcACGTACCCCCTCTCGTCCACCAGGGTTCAGTACCTAGCAGTTAGTGAACATTGTAGCCAGCTCTGTGCTTGTCTAAGCTATTACTCAACGCAGCTGTTACGGTTTATTCGGTGGCCAATTCACAGAAGCTCAGCATCCAAAATCCATTTCACATTCTCAAAGTAGGTATAACATGTTTGTGCCGACTGTTGCAGATTTTTGATGCTCTGCTCAACGGAGATCTGATACCGTATCCTACGTACTTGTACAACATCACTGGATCTACCAACTACTACAACATTCTCAGGACCTCGCTAGGCACACGTATGTTGATAGAGTATGTCAGAAAGTGTTGGATAGAAGTATACAGTCCTGTTTGGAGTGGTATATACTCTTTTTACCTATacgtagtgtactgaacattctactgtattatttaTCTTATGTTGGTACATACTTAACCAGTGTTTGGTTAAAGGGCTCTTGTTTGAGTAGCTAATTGAATTTGGGAATCTGTACAAGTTAAGTTGTGTGTATGGATTAAATTTGGGGAAGTCCTGGACTATACAATTATCTCTATAGTGGTCATGTACTGTGTTAGAGGACATTGAGAAGCTGTGTGCATGGCAAATAATGGCAAGAAAAATTAGCAGTAATACATGCTGCCCCCTCCCCTAAGCCATAGTCTAGCCTGCCACCCTGTTTGAACTTTACACTGGGGGAAACACTGACTTAAGTATTGTAGGGTGTTGTTGAAATGTCATGCCCTGGGGTGATTGGTTTCTccctgtgtgtatacttgtGTAAGGAAACCAATCTATAGCTGTCACCCCTTGcaagggcagaccaacagtggctataataaagaggtggcctggttaaaacacatgctatggagactctgAAGCttgttaacctggctgtattgtaAAGGGTGCCTGATTATTggctgaccacaatagacaagtttcactgCATTTAATTTAGTTACAGTATAAGAACTGTAGAGGGCAATTGCTGACATTTCGGTCATTCAAATTGATTATTTAAGACAGTTCTTCACATGCAATATTTCTTATTCGTCCAGCCTCCCCTGATTTTAACTACTACGTTCCCTTCATCAACACCACTGACATCAGACGAGCCATTCACGTCGGCAGTCTCAGCAATGGCTATCACGCTGAGGTGGACAGATTAAAGGTTGCTAGTTTTGTATATGTTCTTAcctcctccccccccacacacacacacacacatttcttgttctcacccccccccccccacacacacacacacatttcttgttcttacctcccccccacacacacacac
The Halichondria panicea chromosome 14, odHalPani1.1, whole genome shotgun sequence DNA segment above includes these coding regions:
- the LOC135347274 gene encoding ELL-associated factor 2-like isoform X2, coding for MATVSDDLKPLSVDPTKPGKLRVADDEVNVQLPVVQAEWTDDVAQFRGPKKPVTKECVLIIDTVSGEAVLERISNNIQLKAIRDGRK